The sequence TTTTGTAAAATTAATTTGTAATCTGCGGTTTTTACTTCATTAGAGAAGAGTAAAACGCCCAAATTTAAGGTTACCTGTTTACATAAACAAGTATGAGTCCACTCTAAAAAGTCCAAAAAATAAAAATGCCACTAAAACACCAAAGCACTAAATCCCACAAAACCCTGAAAATCAATTAGTTAATTTTTAGTGGGATTTAGTGTTTTGGTGCTTTTGTGGCAAAAAAGACTTTTTAGAGTGGACTCAAGTATCAAATCAAAAGTCAATCAAAAAAAGTTTAAGTATGCTATTTTCCCAAATAACAGGCTTACAAGATGTAAAAAACAATCTCATCAATTCGGTTACCAATAGCAAAATTGCTCATGCTCAGCTTTTCTGGGGTATAGAAGGGAGCGCTAATCTTGCAATGGCCGTAGCATACGCAACACTTCTAAATTGTGGAGACAAACAAGAGCAAGATGCTTGCGGTCAATGCTCCTCCTGCATTAAATATAATAAACTCATCCACCCCGACCTGCATTTCATTTTTCCGGCAATTTCTACGGAGCAAAAATCTAAAGAGGCAGATGAAAAAGCACGAATAAACTTTTTGAATCAGTGGAGAAACTTTTTTACCGAAAATCCACTTCCCGAACTCTATGAATGGGCTGAATACCTCGGTGCAGAAAATAAAGGTTGCAGCATTGCTGTGGCCGAAAGCAGGAATCTTATCAACAAACTCTCATTGAAAGCATTTGAAGCCCAATACAAAACCGTCATAATCTGGCTGCCTGAAATGATGAACGCTGCAGCAGCCAATGCAATGCTGAAAATTTTGGAAGAACCTCATGAAAGAACGGTTTTTATATTAGTTGCAAATTCACTGGAAATGATTTTACCAACCATACTCTCGCGCTGTCAATTAGTAAAGATCAGGAGCTTTAATAATGAAGAAATTGTAAATATACTTACAAGCGAATACGGAGTGAAGAAGCAGGCAGCCCTGCAGATTGCACAAATCACCAATGGAAATCTCAACAGGGCAATCCTTCTTAGCGCTGAAACGCAAAACGATCATCTCAATTTTTTTAAAGAGTGGATGCGTTTGAATTACATAAACGATATTAAAGGACTGATTGAGTACAGTGAAAAATTTCAAACCCTCGGGCGTGAAAACCA is a genomic window of Cytophagales bacterium containing:
- a CDS encoding DNA polymerase III subunit delta, encoding MLFSQITGLQDVKNNLINSVTNSKIAHAQLFWGIEGSANLAMAVAYATLLNCGDKQEQDACGQCSSCIKYNKLIHPDLHFIFPAISTEQKSKEADEKARINFLNQWRNFFTENPLPELYEWAEYLGAENKGCSIAVAESRNLINKLSLKAFEAQYKTVIIWLPEMMNAAAANAMLKILEEPHERTVFILVANSLEMILPTILSRCQLVKIRSFNNEEIVNILTSEYGVKKQAALQIAQITNGNLNRAILLSAETQNDHLNFFKEWMRLNYINDIKGLIEYSEKFQTLGRENQKSLLKYGLNIIRETLVCLITQSAEPRQLAGQSGVHHKQLTRFPADELDFINKFSKTLNEGSVENFYNHFSDACYHIERNANPRILFINLSLLINELFVKS